In Desulfosediminicola ganghwensis, a single window of DNA contains:
- a CDS encoding FMN-binding glutamate synthase family protein, producing MVSTQSVTVTPSSLSYTDLQWIIQHREDRCTLCGKCTAICPKGAIHLTYRRQRVPRVDVLSKKRGSDYKTFVGIRQRTKMANACIGCSMCSMVCPNEAITPVPNSNENRSVFFNNQKGEPNKRGGRRNVEGPTLLDRIMFDRISMLTDPALDAGRHEFNVTTTLGRVLSPEDFLDRTINGGWIPPTREIFPFVIGSMSFGALSPNMWLGMLQGVAYCNEVLGIPVVMCTGEGGCPPWVLRSPYLKYIILQIASGYFGWDEIIRAIPEMQCMPAAIEIKYGQGAKPGDGGLLMWYKVSKLIARLRGVPEAVDLPSPPVHQTLYSIEESVMKMVQTLSTAFEHKVPVYPKISASTSAKSVLNNLVRNPYAAGLMIDGIDGGTGAAYNVSMDATGHPVASCVRECYLDLAAQGKQNEIPIFAAGGIGKNGNVAQNGMALVMLGASGVHIGKYIMQAVGGCLGNEKNRCNVCNTGICPKGITSQSPKLYRRLDPDKVAERVADVYMSINTEVKKIMAPLGRSQCLPVGMSDALGIADKAAAERLQIKYVC from the coding sequence ATGGTCTCAACACAATCAGTTACCGTTACCCCAAGCAGCCTAAGCTACACTGATTTACAGTGGATCATCCAGCATCGGGAGGATCGCTGTACCCTGTGTGGAAAATGTACTGCCATATGCCCAAAAGGGGCAATTCACCTCACCTACCGGAGACAAAGAGTCCCTCGTGTAGATGTGCTGAGCAAAAAACGTGGCAGCGATTATAAAACCTTCGTCGGAATTCGTCAGAGAACCAAGATGGCTAATGCCTGCATTGGCTGCTCCATGTGTTCCATGGTCTGCCCCAATGAGGCAATCACGCCGGTGCCGAATTCCAACGAAAATCGTTCAGTATTCTTCAACAACCAGAAAGGTGAACCGAACAAGCGCGGCGGCCGTAGAAATGTCGAAGGTCCGACCCTGCTCGATCGCATCATGTTCGACCGTATTTCGATGCTGACTGACCCTGCGCTCGATGCGGGTCGTCACGAGTTCAATGTCACCACCACTCTCGGGCGCGTACTTTCCCCTGAGGATTTTCTCGACAGAACCATCAACGGCGGCTGGATACCACCAACCCGCGAAATATTTCCGTTCGTGATCGGCTCCATGTCCTTTGGTGCACTGTCGCCAAACATGTGGCTCGGAATGCTGCAGGGTGTCGCCTACTGTAATGAAGTACTCGGTATCCCGGTCGTCATGTGTACCGGTGAGGGCGGCTGCCCACCTTGGGTATTGAGAAGCCCTTACCTTAAATACATTATTTTGCAGATCGCTTCCGGCTACTTCGGCTGGGATGAGATCATCCGTGCCATTCCGGAGATGCAGTGCATGCCTGCAGCCATCGAGATCAAGTATGGCCAGGGTGCCAAGCCTGGAGATGGCGGACTGCTCATGTGGTATAAAGTTTCCAAACTGATTGCACGCCTGCGTGGTGTTCCGGAAGCTGTTGACCTGCCTTCACCGCCTGTTCATCAGACTCTCTACTCCATTGAAGAGAGTGTCATGAAAATGGTTCAAACCCTCTCCACAGCGTTTGAGCACAAGGTGCCGGTATATCCTAAAATTTCCGCATCAACTTCTGCCAAATCCGTATTGAACAACCTGGTTCGTAACCCATACGCAGCCGGCTTGATGATAGACGGTATCGACGGCGGAACCGGTGCGGCTTATAACGTCTCCATGGATGCCACCGGTCATCCGGTCGCTTCCTGTGTTCGCGAGTGTTATCTTGATCTCGCAGCACAGGGTAAACAGAACGAGATCCCGATCTTTGCAGCCGGCGGTATCGGCAAAAACGGCAACGTTGCCCAGAACGGCATGGCTCTCGTTATGCTCGGTGCATCAGGTGTCCATATCGGTAAATATATCATGCAGGCCGTCGGCGGCTGCCTCGGCAACGAGAAGAACCGCTGCAACGTCTGCAACACCGGTATCTGCCCGAAGGGTATTACCAGCCAGAGCCCGAAACTTTACAGACGTCTTGACCCGGACAAGGTCGCCGAACGCGTTGCAGACGTATATATGTCTATCAACACTGAGGTCAAGAAGATCATGGCTCCGCTCGGACGCTCCCAGTGTCTGCCGGTCGGTATGTCCGACGCCCTGGGTATCGCAGATAAAGCTGCCGCAGAAAGGCTGCAAATCAAATACGTCTGCTAG
- a CDS encoding FAD-dependent oxidoreductase gives MTTTVIKGLDNNGIRISSMKFEKMVRSAASEASSLLLETYGQHNIGIRLQHEDGLDIKVKGPSGQRLGCMGLPGTSIKCEGATSDDLGYLNIGAEITVIGDATNGACNAMAAGKVYVAGSIGARGLTMTKWNPAYEKPELWVLGSTGDSFAEFNCGGIAVVCGIDAKTPENVLGYRPCVGMVGGTIYFRGETDSSFSRNNARLDVPNDEQWQWLSENMAGYLQKIGREELLETLTKRDEWQILIAITPQERALMWSGPMPMAEFRNEHWNKAFGGDPLRDLAPGLDRSPIAAIVTDDLRRKKPFWANQESAAPCTYYCPVHIPTIDRLRLIREGRADEAYEMLLRYTPLPASVCGAVCPNLCMENCSRTGVDDSIDMHILGRAVGNFHAPEAQASTGKKVAIIGGGPAGMSVAWQLALAGVHAHIFESGDQLGGKLAQVIPWERLPRAIWDIEIERFNSMENIKVSLNTEMSKEKFTALQKDYDYVVIAIGTHEPRRLQFPGHENVTAALDFLKSAKSSSPMEVGREVVVIGAGNVGCDVACEAYRLGAEKVTLVDIQKPLAFGKEKEAAQELGAQFRWPVSTKEITKEGLITAEGDLIPAQSVFISIGDVPALSFLPDTVETITVGGAAWITTNKAHVTSSGNVLAVGDVEKPGLATNALGAGKEAAEFIIAQCKGEEFKPFNKSVISKRALTINHYSPCSKGSTETDQAERCLSCASCRDCHLCETICPTGAITRREIIIGSQNGYEFKSDFDFEYVSDDKKCIACGFCADTCPCGIWTMNPL, from the coding sequence GTGACTACGACTGTTATAAAAGGTCTCGACAACAACGGAATACGCATCAGCTCAATGAAGTTTGAGAAGATGGTTCGCTCTGCTGCGTCTGAGGCCTCATCCCTGCTATTAGAAACATACGGCCAGCATAACATCGGTATCCGGCTTCAACACGAGGACGGACTCGACATCAAAGTTAAAGGCCCATCCGGGCAGCGTCTCGGCTGTATGGGTTTACCCGGCACCTCCATCAAATGTGAAGGTGCAACCTCAGACGACCTCGGTTACCTGAACATCGGCGCGGAAATTACCGTTATCGGTGATGCCACCAATGGTGCCTGTAACGCCATGGCCGCTGGTAAAGTATACGTTGCCGGTTCAATAGGTGCCCGCGGTCTCACCATGACCAAGTGGAACCCGGCCTATGAAAAACCCGAGCTTTGGGTTCTCGGTTCGACCGGTGACTCTTTTGCCGAGTTCAACTGTGGCGGTATCGCTGTAGTTTGCGGTATCGATGCCAAAACCCCGGAGAATGTCCTCGGCTACCGTCCCTGTGTCGGTATGGTTGGTGGTACAATTTACTTCCGCGGTGAAACCGACAGTTCATTTTCCCGTAACAATGCCCGGCTTGATGTACCTAACGACGAGCAATGGCAGTGGCTTTCTGAAAATATGGCCGGCTACCTGCAGAAAATTGGCCGCGAAGAGTTGCTTGAGACCCTCACCAAGCGTGATGAATGGCAGATCCTGATCGCCATTACTCCACAGGAGCGCGCCCTGATGTGGTCGGGACCTATGCCTATGGCTGAGTTCCGCAACGAGCACTGGAACAAAGCTTTCGGCGGCGACCCGCTGCGCGATCTGGCCCCGGGCCTTGATCGTAGCCCGATTGCAGCAATCGTCACCGATGACCTGCGCCGCAAAAAACCTTTCTGGGCCAATCAGGAATCAGCCGCGCCTTGTACCTACTATTGTCCGGTACATATACCGACCATTGACCGTCTGAGACTCATTCGCGAAGGTAGAGCGGATGAAGCTTACGAAATGCTGCTCCGCTACACCCCGCTGCCAGCCTCCGTTTGCGGCGCCGTATGCCCGAACCTCTGTATGGAGAACTGTTCCAGAACAGGTGTTGACGACTCCATCGACATGCATATTCTCGGTCGGGCTGTCGGTAACTTTCATGCCCCTGAAGCTCAAGCATCTACCGGCAAAAAAGTGGCCATCATCGGTGGCGGCCCTGCAGGAATGAGTGTTGCCTGGCAGCTGGCTCTGGCCGGCGTCCACGCACATATCTTCGAATCAGGTGACCAGCTTGGCGGTAAGCTTGCCCAGGTTATCCCCTGGGAGAGACTCCCCCGGGCTATCTGGGACATTGAGATTGAGCGTTTTAACTCCATGGAAAACATCAAGGTAAGTCTGAATACCGAGATGAGCAAGGAGAAGTTCACCGCATTACAGAAGGACTACGACTACGTAGTTATTGCAATTGGTACTCACGAGCCCCGTCGTCTGCAGTTCCCTGGTCACGAGAATGTAACCGCCGCGCTGGACTTCCTCAAATCAGCCAAGAGCAGCTCACCGATGGAAGTGGGCCGTGAGGTGGTTGTGATCGGTGCCGGTAATGTGGGCTGTGATGTTGCCTGTGAAGCGTATAGGCTTGGTGCAGAGAAAGTCACCCTGGTGGATATCCAGAAACCGCTTGCTTTCGGCAAGGAAAAAGAGGCAGCCCAGGAACTTGGCGCCCAATTTCGCTGGCCTGTTTCCACTAAGGAAATCACCAAAGAGGGGCTGATAACCGCCGAAGGTGACCTGATTCCGGCTCAATCGGTCTTTATCTCTATCGGTGATGTACCGGCTCTCTCGTTCCTGCCTGATACCGTAGAGACAATCACAGTGGGCGGTGCCGCCTGGATCACCACCAACAAGGCTCATGTCACTTCCAGTGGCAATGTACTCGCCGTCGGTGACGTGGAAAAACCAGGACTTGCCACCAACGCACTCGGTGCCGGTAAGGAAGCTGCCGAATTCATTATCGCCCAGTGCAAAGGTGAAGAGTTCAAACCGTTTAACAAATCGGTTATCAGCAAACGAGCACTCACCATTAATCACTACTCTCCTTGTTCCAAGGGATCGACCGAAACGGATCAGGCGGAACGATGCCTCTCCTGCGCTTCGTGTCGTGACTGTCATCTCTGTGAGACCATCTGTCCCACCGGGGCCATTACCCGCCGCGAGATAATTATCGGTTCGCAGAACGGATATGAATTCAAGTCAGATTTCGACTTTGAATATGTCTCCGACGATAAAAAATGTATCGCCTGTGGATTCTGTGCAGATACCTGCCCTTGCGGTATCTGGACCATGAACCCGCTGTAG